Within Micromonospora parathelypteridis, the genomic segment TGTCCAGCTCACCGATGACCCGGGCGCCCGTCAGCGCAACCCGGGCGACGTAACCGGCCTCCTTGTCCTGGATGCCGAGCAGCAGGCGCGCGATCACCTCGCCGCGCACCTGGCGATCCTCAGACCAGGTGTCGGGGTCGAAGTCCTCGGCTGTGGGATCGCCATCCCCCAGATCCACCACGGTGCCGCGGGGGAACGCGTCCCACAGCGAGCGCTCAGCGTCGTTGAGCAGGTCCGATCGCTGCATGGCCACCCTCACAAAGCGCGTGTGTCGCGAGTCGGCTCGGCGGTACCGTGGCGGGAGCCTCTGGCGTCAGCTTCCAGCTCCTCCTGCCACCGCTCATTGACGAGCATGCTAGGCCCCACTAGCAACGGCGCTGCCCTGCTGGAGGGTCGTCACTGTGCTCGGCTCTCCCAGACCGGCTGCTGCGGCTCGTCGTTGTGCACGACGATGTCGACGTGATCGGTCGGGCGGACCTTGGCGAAGTAGAGCTGTTGGGAAGGGATGTAACGCTCGCGCCAGCGCCGTTCGACGTCGGCCCGAGATGACACGCGGCGTTCTCGGATCACGGCACGATCCACGGTCGTCTCGAGCGCGGTCGATACGAAGATGCGCAGATCCCACCGATCAATCAGTTCCGGGCGCATGAGGAAGACGCCGTCGAAGATCAGCACGGCGTCGTCGGGGGCAGTCGCGATCGGCGGGGACGACGCGGTATCCGTTGTGCGGTCGTAGACAGCGTGTTGGAAGCGTCGATCTCCGCCCGGGCCGAGCGGGTCGAGCAGAACCCGGTTCAGCGCGTCGTAGTCGTGGGCGTCGAAGTAGCATCCCTCGGCCGAGTACTCGCCGCGTGGGTAGCGCTGTGCCCGGGGGAAGAGGAAATCGTCGATCGTGGCGCGGATGACGGCACGGGCCTGTGTGCGCAGCACGGCGGCCAGCTCGTCGGCGAGGGTGGTCTTGCCTGCGGCGGGTGGTCCGTCGATGGCAACCCGCGTCGGGTGTGCGACGGTGACGGAACGGACTGCCTCAGCCAGGCGGCCGAGCAGCACGTTGCGGGTGGCTTGCTCCATGTCCTGCCCGTCCTGGTCTCGCGAAGGTCGCTGTGTCGAGCCGCTCGTGCAAAGGCGATGCCGTGCGGGCGGGTGTGGCGGCGCGGCCCCGCCGTGCGTCCAGGGCGAGCAGCGTGAGGGCAGCCAGCGTCAGCAGTCCGCCGACGAGCGCCAGCGGACGTGCCCCCGAGATGGGCAGGAGGGCACCGCCGAGCAGTGACCCGCCGGCAATGCCCGCGTTGAAGGCCGTGCTGACGCCGGCCGACGCGATGTCGGTGCTGCCCGGAGCCAGTTGCAGCATCCGGCTCTGCACGGCCGAGCCGAACGCCGCGTAGGCGAGGCCGATCCCGGCGATGAGCGCGACCGCGCCGGGCCGGAGCGCGCCGAGCGCGTACATGCCGAACAGCGCGGCGGTGCCGATGCTCAGCGGCGTCAGCAGGGAGGCGATCGGCCGGGTGTCCAGGGTCCGGGCCGCGGCCAGG encodes:
- a CDS encoding cytidylate kinase family protein, which encodes MEQATRNVLLGRLAEAVRSVTVAHPTRVAIDGPPAAGKTTLADELAAVLRTQARAVIRATIDDFLFPRAQRYPRGEYSAEGCYFDAHDYDALNRVLLDPLGPGGDRRFQHAVYDRTTDTASSPPIATAPDDAVLIFDGVFLMRPELIDRWDLRIFVSTALETTVDRAVIRERRVSSRADVERRWRERYIPSQQLYFAKVRPTDHVDIVVHNDEPQQPVWESRAQ